The following are from one region of the Methanoculleus caldifontis genome:
- a CDS encoding PAS domain S-box protein — MRESEEKYARFFWDDLTGDSLFSPEGQILACNPAFLTIFGFKSFNEALTSNIKSLYPDPGDRIDLLHLLQKERALYHHALILRRRDGRLVNIVANIVGVLNDAGELVGIRSYMYDDTDRKRAEDILKESEERYRVLVELSPDAILLQQDDRFTYANPAAVRLFRASSPEDFIGKSSFDLVHPDYHALVDTRTRETLEKGSVPPVEIKIIRFDGQDVYVESSRARVPHQGKMASIRVMRDITRRKQAEEALLHHTHDLDRLNRELKAARDEANLYLDILTHDVRNANNVSMAYADLILDLAEDDLKTYAQKLHNGIWRSNEILQNVATIRRIHEDSTGLSPIDLDTIIREEIGSFPVASIRYEGRPIKVCADGLLPVIFTNLIGNAVKFGGPDVVVWIRVEVRDGEVLVSVEDTGPGVPDETKKKLFHRFERGQTAASGQGLGLYICRTLVERYGGKVRVEDRVPGHPEGGAAFRFTLQKSP, encoded by the coding sequence TTGCGGGAGAGTGAGGAAAAATACGCTCGGTTCTTCTGGGACGACCTCACCGGCGACAGCCTGTTCTCTCCCGAAGGACAAATTTTAGCCTGTAATCCTGCCTTCCTTACCATTTTCGGGTTTAAATCTTTCAACGAGGCGCTGACAAGCAACATCAAGTCGCTCTACCCTGATCCGGGGGATAGAATCGACCTCCTGCACCTGCTCCAAAAGGAGAGGGCGCTCTATCATCATGCCCTGATCCTGCGCCGTCGGGACGGCCGGCTGGTCAACATCGTTGCGAACATTGTAGGTGTCCTTAACGACGCCGGGGAGCTTGTCGGGATCCGAAGTTATATGTATGACGATACGGACCGGAAGAGGGCGGAAGACATCCTGAAGGAGAGCGAGGAGCGCTACCGGGTTCTGGTTGAACTCTCCCCGGACGCGATCCTGCTCCAGCAGGACGACAGATTCACCTACGCGAATCCTGCAGCGGTCCGACTCTTTCGTGCATCGTCGCCGGAGGACTTCATCGGCAAGAGCAGCTTCGACCTTGTCCATCCCGATTATCACGCGCTCGTTGATACGCGGACCCGAGAGACACTGGAAAAAGGTAGTGTGCCGCCGGTAGAGATCAAGATCATCCGTTTCGATGGGCAGGATGTCTACGTAGAGAGCTCGCGGGCACGCGTCCCTCATCAGGGCAAGATGGCATCGATTCGAGTCATGCGTGACATCACCAGACGAAAGCAGGCGGAGGAAGCGCTTCTGCACCATACCCATGATCTCGACCGCCTCAACCGGGAGCTTAAAGCGGCGCGCGATGAAGCCAACCTTTACCTGGATATCCTCACCCACGACGTCCGGAACGCGAATAACGTCTCCATGGCGTATGCCGATCTCATACTCGACCTCGCTGAAGACGACCTGAAGACATATGCGCAAAAATTGCACAACGGCATCTGGCGGAGCAACGAGATCTTACAAAATGTCGCGACCATTCGCCGGATTCATGAGGACTCTACCGGTCTATCGCCAATCGACCTTGATACCATAATACGGGAGGAGATCGGGAGTTTCCCGGTGGCTTCGATCCGGTACGAAGGCCGGCCGATCAAGGTCTGCGCCGACGGTCTCCTCCCGGTGATCTTTACAAACCTGATTGGCAATGCCGTCAAATTCGGCGGACCGGATGTAGTGGTCTGGATCCGGGTTGAGGTGCGGGACGGCGAGGTGCTGGTCTCGGTCGAGGACACCGGACCGGGCGTTCCGGATGAGACTAAGAAGAAGCTCTTCCACCGGTTCGAGCGGGGCCAGACAGCAGCAAGCGGCCAGGGCCTTGGTCTCTACATCTGCCGGACCCTCGTCGAGCGATACGGCGGGAAGGTCCGGGTCGAGGACCGGGTGCCCGGGCACCCGGAGGGTGGGGCGGCGTTCCGGTTCACACTTCAAAAGAGCCCGTAG
- a CDS encoding Hsp20/alpha crystallin family protein translates to MAALRVAPYVCAYSDENEENLHIEIELPGVEKKDISFKMQETSFSIDASRGDIRYVGTYAVGCPVDPAQAKATFRNGLLTVDAPYVQPVAEETKEIPIAE, encoded by the coding sequence ATGGCAGCGTTAAGAGTCGCACCCTACGTCTGTGCTTACTCGGATGAGAACGAAGAGAACCTTCACATCGAGATCGAACTGCCGGGGGTCGAGAAGAAGGACATCTCCTTCAAGATGCAGGAGACGAGTTTCTCCATCGACGCCTCCCGCGGCGACATCCGCTACGTCGGGACCTACGCGGTGGGATGCCCCGTCGATCCCGCCCAGGCGAAGGCGACGTTCAGGAACGGTCTCCTGACCGTGGACGCCCCCTACGTGCAGCCTGTCGCGGAGGAGACAAAGGAGATCCCCATCGCGGAATAA
- a CDS encoding OsmC family protein encodes MMRNGVDLERLEAFKETVQREAGAGRRTLSGITSWNGGAHSTTIVRNFAVPADEPAAVGGTNRGPSPTELVLTGLSACIAISIAYSAAEEGIEVDLIEIDVAGDLDLAGFLGVGNARPGLEEVRLTVRVDADAPREKIRELVDHGYRRSPVAAALEGRVPVRVCIGWEETRAEEARTAP; translated from the coding sequence ATGATGCGAAACGGGGTCGATCTCGAGAGGCTGGAAGCCTTCAAGGAGACGGTGCAGAGAGAGGCCGGGGCGGGGAGACGGACCCTCTCCGGCATCACGAGCTGGAACGGCGGCGCCCACTCCACCACCATCGTCCGGAACTTCGCCGTCCCCGCCGACGAGCCGGCCGCCGTCGGCGGGACCAACCGGGGGCCGAGCCCGACGGAGCTGGTGCTGACGGGGCTCTCGGCCTGTATCGCGATCTCGATCGCATACAGCGCGGCTGAAGAAGGGATCGAGGTCGACCTGATCGAGATCGACGTCGCGGGCGACCTCGACCTTGCCGGGTTCCTGGGAGTCGGGAATGCCCGGCCGGGCCTTGAGGAGGTTCGCCTGACCGTCAGGGTGGATGCCGACGCACCGCGGGAGAAGATCCGGGAACTCGTCGACCACGGCTACCGGCGCTCGCCGGTCGCGGCTGCGCTCGAGGGCAGGGTGCCGGTCAGGGTCTGCATCGGGTGGGAGGAGACGCGGGCGGAAGAAGCCCGGACCGCCCCATAA
- a CDS encoding 4Fe-4S binding protein, giving the protein MRERLALSRPKEASSGKTGSWRTFRPVVDREACNACGLCAQYCPDGVIDEELNVDLDYCKGCGICANECPKQAIAMVREER; this is encoded by the coding sequence ATGAGAGAGAGACTTGCGCTCAGCAGGCCCAAAGAGGCCTCTTCAGGGAAGACGGGGTCCTGGCGGACGTTCCGTCCCGTCGTCGACAGGGAGGCCTGCAACGCCTGCGGGCTCTGTGCCCAGTACTGCCCGGACGGGGTCATCGACGAGGAACTCAACGTGGACCTGGACTACTGCAAGGGATGCGGCATCTGCGCGAACGAGTGCCCCAAGCAGGCGATCGCTATGGTGCGGGAGGAGCGCTGA
- a CDS encoding thioredoxin domain-containing protein, translating into MNPARGHDPEAPGAPVREEPSPNRLIHEKSPYLLQHAHNPVDWYPWGEEAFSRARQEGRPIFLSIGYSACHWCHVMEEESFADPQVAKLLNDIFVCIKVDREERPDIDQIYMSAAHVMTGAGGWPLSIFMTPEKKPFFAASYIPKGSRYGMTGLLDLVPRINKVWQSQRQELENAGDQVLEALRNAARTPPGEEELTEAVLDEAYEIFFRVFDGENGGFGDAPKFPTPHNLVFLLRYGNRTGKAPAYAMVEKTLHAMRQGGVFDQVGYGFHRYSTDAEWFVPHFEKMLYDQALLVMAYTEAYLATGREEFARTARETISYVLRDMTDPAGGFYSAEDADSEGEEGKFYLWTKDEITGILGPDDGERFSRVFNVTEAGNYREQPGGRRTGKNILRLRRPLASWAHEFSMTEEDLSWFVESARQKIFSAREGRVRPAKDDKILTDWNGLMIAALAKAARAFDNPEYLAAAERATAFVLDNLRRPDGRLLHRYRGGEAGLPATLDDYAFMLWALIEVYEASFAPRYLRTATELSRDLVARYWDCSHGGFFFTPDDEDVPVRQKPVYDAAIPSGNSVAMNALFILGRMTANLELEETANRIRQVFAGTVRASPTSCTHFLTGLEFMLGPNFEVIVTGITGAEDTTAMVRAIRSHYAPDAVVIFRPSGEESPEIVEVAGFTRDIVAIEESATAYVCTNYACDIPTTDPDEMLRLIGSKERPPEPIV; encoded by the coding sequence ATGAACCCGGCACGCGGACATGACCCGGAAGCTCCTGGAGCGCCGGTGCGGGAAGAGCCGTCACCGAACCGGCTTATCCACGAAAAAAGCCCTTACCTGCTCCAGCACGCCCATAACCCCGTCGACTGGTACCCCTGGGGAGAGGAGGCATTCTCACGGGCACGGCAGGAGGGCAGGCCGATCTTCCTCTCCATCGGCTACTCGGCCTGCCACTGGTGCCACGTCATGGAGGAAGAATCGTTTGCGGACCCACAGGTCGCGAAACTCTTAAACGACATCTTCGTCTGCATCAAGGTGGACCGCGAGGAACGGCCGGACATCGACCAGATTTACATGTCGGCCGCCCACGTGATGACCGGGGCGGGGGGCTGGCCTCTCAGCATCTTCATGACCCCGGAGAAGAAGCCGTTCTTTGCCGCGAGTTACATCCCGAAGGGGAGCCGTTACGGGATGACCGGCCTTCTCGACCTCGTCCCCCGGATCAACAAGGTCTGGCAGAGCCAGCGCCAGGAACTCGAGAATGCCGGCGACCAGGTGCTGGAAGCGCTCCGGAACGCGGCCCGCACCCCGCCGGGGGAAGAGGAACTTACCGAAGCCGTTCTCGACGAGGCCTACGAGATCTTCTTCCGGGTCTTCGACGGGGAGAACGGCGGTTTTGGGGACGCGCCCAAGTTCCCGACCCCGCACAACCTCGTATTCCTGCTCCGCTACGGGAACCGGACCGGGAAGGCGCCGGCGTATGCGATGGTCGAGAAGACGCTTCACGCCATGCGGCAGGGCGGGGTCTTCGACCAGGTCGGCTACGGGTTCCACCGCTACTCAACAGACGCCGAGTGGTTCGTTCCCCACTTCGAGAAGATGCTCTACGACCAGGCTCTCCTTGTGATGGCGTATACGGAGGCCTACCTCGCGACGGGGAGAGAGGAGTTCGCCCGGACCGCACGGGAGACGATCTCCTACGTACTGCGGGATATGACCGATCCTGCCGGCGGGTTCTACTCGGCGGAGGATGCGGACAGCGAGGGCGAGGAGGGGAAGTTCTATCTCTGGACGAAGGACGAGATAACCGGGATCCTCGGCCCCGATGACGGGGAGCGGTTCTCGCGGGTCTTCAACGTCACGGAGGCCGGCAACTACCGGGAGCAGCCGGGCGGGAGGAGGACGGGGAAGAACATCCTCCGCCTCCGGCGACCGCTGGCGTCGTGGGCCCACGAGTTCTCGATGACGGAAGAGGACCTCTCGTGGTTTGTGGAGAGCGCCCGGCAGAAGATCTTCTCCGCCCGCGAGGGGAGGGTCCGCCCGGCAAAGGACGACAAGATCCTGACCGACTGGAACGGCCTGATGATCGCCGCTCTCGCGAAGGCCGCCAGGGCCTTCGACAACCCGGAGTACCTGGCGGCAGCGGAGAGGGCGACGGCGTTCGTCCTCGATAACCTTCGCCGGCCCGACGGGCGTCTCCTCCACCGCTACCGGGGCGGCGAGGCGGGCCTGCCCGCGACGCTCGACGACTACGCGTTCATGCTCTGGGCCCTCATCGAGGTCTACGAGGCGTCGTTTGCCCCCCGCTACCTCAGAACCGCCACAGAACTCTCGCGGGACCTCGTCGCCCGGTACTGGGACTGCAGCCACGGCGGGTTCTTCTTCACCCCCGACGACGAGGACGTCCCCGTCCGGCAGAAACCGGTCTACGACGCGGCGATCCCATCGGGCAACAGCGTGGCTATGAACGCCCTCTTCATCCTCGGCCGGATGACCGCAAACCTCGAACTCGAGGAGACGGCGAACCGGATCCGGCAGGTCTTCGCCGGGACCGTCCGGGCATCCCCGACCAGCTGCACCCACTTCCTCACCGGCCTTGAGTTCATGCTGGGGCCGAACTTCGAGGTGATCGTCACCGGAATCACGGGCGCAGAGGACACGACGGCGATGGTCCGGGCAATCCGCTCGCACTATGCGCCCGACGCCGTCGTCATCTTCCGCCCCTCCGGCGAGGAGAGCCCGGAGATCGTGGAGGTGGCCGGGTTCACCCGGGATATCGTGGCGATCGAGGAGTCGGCGACGGCGTACGTCTGCACCAACTATGCCTGCGACATTCCGACGACCGATCCCGACGAGATGCTGCGGCTGATCGGGTCGAAGGAGCGGCCGCCGGAGCCGATCGTCTGA
- a CDS encoding 2-oxoacid:acceptor oxidoreductase family protein translates to MYEIRIHSRGGQGGVTAAKLLALAAFRDGKHATACPFYGAERRGAAVVSYVRIDDQPIRIYSQIRRPDLVIVLDTSVMDVVDVLQGLKENGTVLLNSAHTLEECNGTCRHVDLTGIALAENLIVAGSPILNTPVLGALAKMGVITLSSARSAIQEMFADERNVKAAEAAYEELKV, encoded by the coding sequence ATGTATGAGATCAGGATTCACTCCCGGGGCGGGCAGGGCGGCGTGACCGCCGCAAAACTCCTCGCCCTCGCGGCATTCAGGGATGGGAAACACGCGACCGCCTGCCCGTTCTACGGGGCGGAGCGGCGCGGGGCGGCGGTCGTCTCCTATGTCAGGATAGACGATCAGCCGATCAGAATCTACAGCCAGATCCGCCGGCCCGACCTCGTGATCGTGCTGGATACGAGCGTCATGGACGTGGTGGACGTCCTCCAGGGCTTAAAAGAGAACGGGACCGTCCTCCTCAACAGCGCCCACACACTCGAGGAGTGCAACGGGACCTGCCGCCACGTCGACCTGACCGGGATCGCGCTCGCAGAGAACCTGATCGTCGCCGGAAGCCCGATCCTGAACACCCCGGTGCTCGGGGCGCTCGCGAAGATGGGCGTCATCACCCTCTCTTCGGCACGGTCGGCTATCCAGGAGATGTTCGCCGACGAGCGGAACGTGAAGGCCGCAGAAGCGGCATACGAGGAGCTGAAGGTATGA